In Brachyspira pilosicoli, the genomic window AAAAGAAAAATCATAAAGAGTTTAAATTGGATGAAAAAAATATATTGATAAAGTTAAAATTATTAGACAATAATGCTGTAATATCAATCAAAGATACAGGCATTGGTATAAAAGAAGAAGAGTTGTCAAAAATATACGAGCCATACTTTACAACCAAAAGAAACGGTACAGGTTTAGGGCTTACGAATGTTATACGAATAATAGAGGCACATAATGGCAGTTTTAATATAGAGAGCAAATATGGAGTTGGAAGCGAGGCTATTATAAAACTTCCTTTGATGCTTGAGAATCAAAAATTTTTGGAGAGTGATTTTTAATTTATGCCTAAGATATTAGTTATAGACGATGAGAAAAACATAAGAGACGGTATAAAGAAGTCTTTAGAGTATGAGGGATACGAGGTAGTTACTGCTGAGAACGGTGAGAAAGGAATAGAGACAGTTTACAAAGGCGGAATTGATTTAGTTATCACAGACTTAAAAATGCCTGAAAAGACTGGTGAAGAGTTTTTGCATGATATATTAGAGTTTGATAAGCATATACCTGTTATAATACTTACAGGGCACGGCAATATAGAAACTGCAGTTGATATGATGCGTCTTGGTGCTTATGATTTTATGACTAAGCCTTTTAATATTGACAAGATGCTTCTTATTATAGCGAGGGCATTAGAAAACAAAAACATAAAAAAGACAAATGAAACATTAGAAAAAAGAGTGGACTATCATGAAAGTTTTTATGGAATGATAGGCCACAGCAGTAAGATGCTTAAAGTGTATGAAGCAATAAAACAGGTTGCAAGAACAAAGGCTACTGTACTTATAGAAGGCGAAAGCGGAACAGGTAAAGAATTAGTTGCCAATGCAATTCATCAAATATCAGACAGAGCCAAACAGCCGTATATTACGGTGAATTGTGCGGCACTTTCTGAGGGTGTTTTAGAGAGTGAGCTTTTTGGGCATGAGAAAGGTTCTTTTACTGGGGCAATAGACAAAAAAATAGGTAGGTTTGAGGCTGCCAATAAAGGCACTATATTTTTAGATGAGATAGGGGAGATTAATCAGGTTGTTCAGGTAAAGCTTTTGAGAGTGCTTGAAGAGAGGGTTATAGAGAGGGTAGGTTCTAATACACCTATTAATGTTGATATTAGGGTGATTGCTGCTACAAATAAAAAATTATCTGAAGAAATAAAAGAGGGTAGGTTTAGAGAAGATTTATATTATAGGCTTAATGTTATAAAAATAGAGATGCCTCCTCTTAGAGAACGAAGAGAGGATATACCTTTGCTTATAGATAATTTTATTAAAGAGTTTTCTCAGGTTCATAATATAGAGATTACTAATGTTGATAAAAAAGTATATAAGTTATTATCTTCTTTACAATGGGAAGGTAATGTACGTGAGCTTAGAAATACAGTTGAAACTATGGTTGTGATGTCTAAAGACGGAAAGATAGATGAAAGCAATATTCCTAATTGGGTATTAAGCTCTGGAGGTGATGATTTTGTAATAGATAAAGAGATGACATTAGAAGAGCTTGAAAAAAAATATATAAATCATCTTTTAAGCAAAAACAATTTTAATAAAGCACAAGTAGCAAAGATTTTAGGTATAGAGCGTGCAACGCTTTACAGGAAGCTTAAAGATTATAATGTTGATTAATTGGTATATAGCTAGATTTTGTTATATAAATTTGGTTTTATTCAACTTTTTCCCACAGTAGAAAGTTTTTACCTACGAGTACGCTTTGCTAAAGTGTAAGTATAAAATAGTATTAAATCTAGCCTTTTTGCTTCTTTGTGGCAACAAAAGAAGTGGGGGTGCGGGGGCTAGCCACCGCAATAATTAAAATTAAAAAAAATTATATAATAAAAGGGACTTTTTTAAGCCCCTTATAATTTTATTTCTTTAAAAATTATTTCACAGCTGTCATTATAATATCGCTTGTGCTTACTTCTCTTGGGTCTGTTTTTGTGAGAGATTTTAATTCGCTGTAATTTGACATTATTATAGGAGATGTTATATCATATTCTTTTTCAACTTCTTCTTTTTCAAACTCTATAAGTAAAGTACCTGCTTTTACTTTATCTCCTTCTTTAACATAAGCCTTGAAATATTTACCTCCAAGTCTTACAGTGTCCATTCCTATATGTATTAATATTTCGACTCCTCCGGATAATAAACCTATAGCGTGATTTGTATCTATCATAGTAATAATTTCACCATCTACAGGAGAATATACTTTACCTTCAGAAGGTATAATAGCCATCCCATCTCCAAGTGCTTTGCTTGAAAAGGCTTCATCTTTTACTTCTGTGATATCAATTAATTTTCCTTTGATAGGTGCTTTTATTTGAATTTTTTTAGAGAATAATCCCATAATATAACACTCCATTTTTATTGATTATTTGTAGTAAGTTTAACATAAACAATTATAATGTAAAGAAATTTATTAAATAATATTATAAATTTAATTTCTTATATTAACGATATCAAAAACTCTGCTCTCTTCAAATTTTGATAACTTCTCTTTTTCAGTAACTGTGATGAATACTTGTCCTAATGTTTTTATATATTCTAAAATACTTTCTCTTTTAATATTATCAAGTTCAAGCATAGCATCATCTATTAATAGTATTGGGGATTTTTTTCTGTATTCATATAATATCTTTTCACTTGCAAGCTTCATTATAAGTGTTAGCATTCTCTTTTCGCCTTGAGATGAAAATTTTCTTGATAGAGAATCTTTGTAAAAAAATTGATACTCAGCTCTATGTATGCCGAAGTATGTTGTACGCATTTTTATTTGCTCTTTTATAGTGTTTTCTAATTTTTTTACATACTCATTTTCATTTTCTATATCTTCTATAGTGGATAAATATTTTATTTTGTAAGGATTATCATTTTTAAAAATAGTTCTATATATTTCATTCATTTTCTCTTCTAAAAGCATAGAATATTTTTTGTTTTCATTTGCAATATATAAAGATAATTTTGCTATATCATCATTATAAATATGAGCATCATTTGGACTTGTTGTTAGATAAATATTTCTCATTTTTAGAAGTTTATTATATTTTATGAGCGATAAAAGATATTCATTTGAAATGCTTGATATGAGCATATTAA contains:
- the recF gene encoding DNA replication/repair protein RecF (All proteins in this family for which functions are known are DNA-binding proteins that assist the filamentation of RecA onto DNA for the initiation of recombination or recombinational repair.), which codes for MILKELTLRSFRNYDENTFEFSKHINILYGINGCGKTNILEAIYILGNGISFRTRLDRELIKYGNDNYFLRGIFKEDDLNYDTNIEIVYQKKTKKVFINKKEIPSRKNLIGKILYVIFLPNDTDMVTQEPKLRRDYFNMLISSISNEYLLSLIKYNKLLKMRNIYLTTSPNDAHIYNDDIAKLSLYIANENKKYSMLLEEKMNEIYRTIFKNDNPYKIKYLSTIEDIENENEYVKKLENTIKEQIKMRTTYFGIHRAEYQFFYKDSLSRKFSSQGEKRMLTLIMKLASEKILYEYRKKSPILLIDDAMLELDNIKRESILEYIKTLGQVFITVTEKEKLSKFEESRVFDIVNIRN
- a CDS encoding PTS glucose transporter subunit IIA; translation: MGLFSKKIQIKAPIKGKLIDITEVKDEAFSSKALGDGMAIIPSEGKVYSPVDGEIITMIDTNHAIGLLSGGVEILIHIGMDTVRLGGKYFKAYVKEGDKVKAGTLLIEFEKEEVEKEYDITSPIIMSNYSELKSLTKTDPREVSTSDIIMTAVK
- a CDS encoding sigma-54 dependent transcriptional regulator; translation: MPKILVIDDEKNIRDGIKKSLEYEGYEVVTAENGEKGIETVYKGGIDLVITDLKMPEKTGEEFLHDILEFDKHIPVIILTGHGNIETAVDMMRLGAYDFMTKPFNIDKMLLIIARALENKNIKKTNETLEKRVDYHESFYGMIGHSSKMLKVYEAIKQVARTKATVLIEGESGTGKELVANAIHQISDRAKQPYITVNCAALSEGVLESELFGHEKGSFTGAIDKKIGRFEAANKGTIFLDEIGEINQVVQVKLLRVLEERVIERVGSNTPINVDIRVIAATNKKLSEEIKEGRFREDLYYRLNVIKIEMPPLRERREDIPLLIDNFIKEFSQVHNIEITNVDKKVYKLLSSLQWEGNVRELRNTVETMVVMSKDGKIDESNIPNWVLSSGGDDFVIDKEMTLEELEKKYINHLLSKNNFNKAQVAKILGIERATLYRKLKDYNVD